One window from the genome of Phalacrocorax aristotelis chromosome 20, bGulAri2.1, whole genome shotgun sequence encodes:
- the RPS6KA1 gene encoding ribosomal protein S6 kinase alpha-1 isoform X7 → MNNSPQDLLQFAPTNGQAAPEEGGNPPSKGEGVVKEINITHHVKEGSEKADPSQFELLKVLGQGSFGKVFLVRKITPPDSNHLYAMKVLKKATLKVRDRLRTKIERDILADVNHPFVVKLHYAFQTEGKLYLILDFLRGGDLFTRLSKEVMFTEEDVKFYLAELALGLDHLHSLGIIYRDLKPENILLDEEGHIKLTDFGLSKEAIDHEKKAYSFCGTVEYMAPEVVNRQGHSHSADWWSYGVLMFEMLTGSLPFQGKDRKETMTLILKAKLGMPQFLSSEAQSLLRALFKRNPANRLGSGPDGAEEIKRHPFYSTIDWNKLYRREIKPPFKPAVGQPDDTFYFDTEFTSRTPKDSPGIPPSAGAHQLFRGFSFVATGLMEDGKVKPAQSPLHSVVQQLHGKNIQFNDGYVVKEAIGVGSYSVCKRCIHKATNMEYAVKVIDKSKRDPSEEIEILLRYGQHPNIITLKDVYDDGKYVYLVTELMRGGELLDKILRQKFFSEREASSVLHTICKTVEYLHSQGVVHRDLKPSNILYVDESGNPESIRICDFGFAKQLRAENGLLMTPCYTANFVAPEVLKRQGYDEGCDIWSLGVLLYTMLAGCTPFANGPSDTPEEILTRIGGGKFSVSGGNWDTISDMAKDLVSKMLHVDPHQRLTAKQVLQHPWITQKDSLPQSQLNHQDVQLVKGAMAATYSALNSSKPSPQLKPIESSILAQRRVKKLPSTTL, encoded by the exons GGCGAAGGTGTTGTGAAAGAAATCAACATCACGCACCATGTGAAGGAAGGCTCCGAGAAAGCCGATCCTTCGCAGTTTGAGCTCCTGAAGGTGCTGGGACAGGGCTCTTTCGGCAAG GTTTTCCTGGTGAGAAAAATAACACCGCCAGACAGTAACCACCTCTATGCCATGAAAGTGCTCAAGAAGGCAACATTGAAAG TGCGTGATCGATTAAGGACAAAAATAGAAAGGGACATCCTGGCTGATGTAAACCATCCCTTTGTGGTGAAACTCCACTATG CATTCCAGACGGAGGGGAAGCTGTATCTCATCTTGGATTTCCTCAGAGGAGGTGACCTTTTCACTCGGCTTTCCAAAGAG GTCATGTTCACTGAGGAGGACGTGAAGTTCTACCTAGCAGAGCTGGCTCTGGGGCTTGACCATTTGCACAGCCTGGGAATCATATACAGGGATCTCAAACCAGAGAA CATCCTCTTGGATGAAGAAGGGCACATCAAGCTCACAG ATTTTGGTTTGAGTAAGGAGGCGATAGACCATGAGAAGAAAGCCTATTCCTTCTGCGGGACAGTGGAATATATGGCACCAGAAGTTGTGAATCGCCAGGGCCACTCCCACAGTGCTGACTGGTGGTCGTACGGGGTGTTAATG TTTGAAATGCTCACCGGCTCGCTGCCCTTCCAGGGAAAGGATCGTAAGGAGACGATGACCCTCATCCTCAA AGCAAAGCTGGGCATGCCGCAGTTCCTGAGCTCTGAGGCACAGAGCCTCCTGCGAGCCCTTTTCAAAAGGAATCCCGCCAACCGATTAG GTTCTGGACCGGATGGGGCGGAAGAGATCAAGCGCCATCCTTTCTACTCGACCATTGACTGGAAT aagcTGTACCGCAGGGAAATCAAACCGCCCTTCAAGCCTGCAGTAGGCCAGCCAGACGACACCTTCTATTTTGACACAGAATTTACGTCACGCACACCAAAAG ATTCCCCAGGCATCCCCCCCAGCGCGGGGGCCCATCAGCTCTTCCGAGGCTTCAGTTTTGTGGCGACCGGATTGATGGAGGACGGCAAGGTGAAACCTGCCCAGTCACCCCTACATTCGGTCGTACAG CAGCTGCACGGCAAGAACATCCAGTTCAACGACGGCTACGTGGTGAAGGAGGCAATCGGCGTCGGCTCCTACTCAGTGTGTAAACGCTGCATTCATAAAGCAACCAACATGGAATACGCTGTCAAG GTTATTGACAAGAGCAAGAGAGACCCTTCTGAGGAAATAGAAATCCTGCTGCGATATGGGCAGCATCCAAACATCATCACCTTGAAAGAT GTGTACGACGATGGGAAGTACGTGTATCTGGTGACTGAGCTGATGAGGGGAGGGGAGCTGCTGGATAAAATCCTCAGACAGAAATTTTTCTCGGAGAGGGAAGCCAGTTCGGTCCTGCACACAATCTGTAAAACGGTGGAATATCTGCATTCCCAAGGG GTGGTTCACAGGGACTTGAAACCCAGCAATATTCTCTACGTGGATGAGTCAGGGAACCCCGAAAGCATTCGCATTTGTGACTTTGGCTTTGCCAAGCAGCTGAGGGCTGAGAATGGCCTCCTCATGACCCCCTGTTATACGGCAAACTTTGTGGCACCCGAG GTACTAAAACGCCAAGGCTATGACGAGGGCTGCGACATCTGGAGCCTGGGAGTTCTCCTGTATACGATGCTCGCAGG ctgcacTCCATTTGCAAACGGTCCCAGTGACACTCCAGAAGAGATCCTGACCCGGATAGGCGGGGGGAAGTTCTCCGTCAGTGGAGGCAATTGGGACACTATTTCTGACATGGCCAAG GATCTGGTGTCAAAGATGCTTCACGTAGATCCTCACCAGCGCCTAACAGCCAAGCAGGTCCTGCAGCATCCGTGGATAACCCAGAAGGACAGCTTACCCCAGAGCCAGCTGAATCACCAGGACGTTCAGCTCGTAAAG GGGGCGATGGCTGCCACCTACTCTGCACTGAACAGCTCCAAGCCAAGCCCCCAGCTGAAGCCCATCGAATCCTCCATTCTGGCACAGAGGCGGGTGAAGAAACTTCCTTCCACCACGCTGTGA
- the RPS6KA1 gene encoding ribosomal protein S6 kinase alpha-1 isoform X5, with amino-acid sequence MNNSPQDLLQFAPTNGQAAPEEGGNPPSKAKSDISWIEKDLVDAADKGEGVVKEINITHHVKEGSEKADPSQFELLKVLGQGSFGKVFLVRKITPPDSNHLYAMKVLKKATLKVRDRLRTKIERDILADVNHPFVVKLHYAFQTEGKLYLILDFLRGGDLFTRLSKEVMFTEEDVKFYLAELALGLDHLHSLGIIYRDLKPENILLDEEGHIKLTDFGLSKEAIDHEKKAYSFCGTVEYMAPEVVNRQGHSHSADWWSYGVLMFEMLTGSLPFQGKDRKETMTLILKAKLGMPQFLSSEAQSLLRALFKRNPANRLGSGPDGAEEIKRHPFYSTIDWNKLYRREIKPPFKPAVGQPDDTFYFDTEFTSRTPKDSPGIPPSAGAHQLFRGFSFVATGLMEDGKVKPAQSPLHSVVQQLHGKNIQFNDGYVVKEAIGVGSYSVCKRCIHKATNMEYAVKVIDKSKRDPSEEIEILLRYGQHPNIITLKDVYDDGKYVYLVTELMRGGELLDKILRQKFFSEREASSVLHTICKTVEYLHSQGVVHRDLKPSNILYVDESGNPESIRICDFGFAKQLRAENGLLMTPCYTANFVAPEVLKRQGYDEGCDIWSLGVLLYTMLAGCTPFANGPSDTPEEILTRIGGGKFSVSGGNWDTISDMAKDLVSKMLHVDPHQRLTAKQVLQHPWITQKDSLPQSQLNHQDVQLVKGAMAATYSALNSSKPSPQLKPIESSILAQRRVKKLPSTTL; translated from the exons GCAAAATCAGACATCAGTTGGATAGAGAAAGACCTTGTGGACGCGGCAGACAAG GGCGAAGGTGTTGTGAAAGAAATCAACATCACGCACCATGTGAAGGAAGGCTCCGAGAAAGCCGATCCTTCGCAGTTTGAGCTCCTGAAGGTGCTGGGACAGGGCTCTTTCGGCAAG GTTTTCCTGGTGAGAAAAATAACACCGCCAGACAGTAACCACCTCTATGCCATGAAAGTGCTCAAGAAGGCAACATTGAAAG TGCGTGATCGATTAAGGACAAAAATAGAAAGGGACATCCTGGCTGATGTAAACCATCCCTTTGTGGTGAAACTCCACTATG CATTCCAGACGGAGGGGAAGCTGTATCTCATCTTGGATTTCCTCAGAGGAGGTGACCTTTTCACTCGGCTTTCCAAAGAG GTCATGTTCACTGAGGAGGACGTGAAGTTCTACCTAGCAGAGCTGGCTCTGGGGCTTGACCATTTGCACAGCCTGGGAATCATATACAGGGATCTCAAACCAGAGAA CATCCTCTTGGATGAAGAAGGGCACATCAAGCTCACAG ATTTTGGTTTGAGTAAGGAGGCGATAGACCATGAGAAGAAAGCCTATTCCTTCTGCGGGACAGTGGAATATATGGCACCAGAAGTTGTGAATCGCCAGGGCCACTCCCACAGTGCTGACTGGTGGTCGTACGGGGTGTTAATG TTTGAAATGCTCACCGGCTCGCTGCCCTTCCAGGGAAAGGATCGTAAGGAGACGATGACCCTCATCCTCAA AGCAAAGCTGGGCATGCCGCAGTTCCTGAGCTCTGAGGCACAGAGCCTCCTGCGAGCCCTTTTCAAAAGGAATCCCGCCAACCGATTAG GTTCTGGACCGGATGGGGCGGAAGAGATCAAGCGCCATCCTTTCTACTCGACCATTGACTGGAAT aagcTGTACCGCAGGGAAATCAAACCGCCCTTCAAGCCTGCAGTAGGCCAGCCAGACGACACCTTCTATTTTGACACAGAATTTACGTCACGCACACCAAAAG ATTCCCCAGGCATCCCCCCCAGCGCGGGGGCCCATCAGCTCTTCCGAGGCTTCAGTTTTGTGGCGACCGGATTGATGGAGGACGGCAAGGTGAAACCTGCCCAGTCACCCCTACATTCGGTCGTACAG CAGCTGCACGGCAAGAACATCCAGTTCAACGACGGCTACGTGGTGAAGGAGGCAATCGGCGTCGGCTCCTACTCAGTGTGTAAACGCTGCATTCATAAAGCAACCAACATGGAATACGCTGTCAAG GTTATTGACAAGAGCAAGAGAGACCCTTCTGAGGAAATAGAAATCCTGCTGCGATATGGGCAGCATCCAAACATCATCACCTTGAAAGAT GTGTACGACGATGGGAAGTACGTGTATCTGGTGACTGAGCTGATGAGGGGAGGGGAGCTGCTGGATAAAATCCTCAGACAGAAATTTTTCTCGGAGAGGGAAGCCAGTTCGGTCCTGCACACAATCTGTAAAACGGTGGAATATCTGCATTCCCAAGGG GTGGTTCACAGGGACTTGAAACCCAGCAATATTCTCTACGTGGATGAGTCAGGGAACCCCGAAAGCATTCGCATTTGTGACTTTGGCTTTGCCAAGCAGCTGAGGGCTGAGAATGGCCTCCTCATGACCCCCTGTTATACGGCAAACTTTGTGGCACCCGAG GTACTAAAACGCCAAGGCTATGACGAGGGCTGCGACATCTGGAGCCTGGGAGTTCTCCTGTATACGATGCTCGCAGG ctgcacTCCATTTGCAAACGGTCCCAGTGACACTCCAGAAGAGATCCTGACCCGGATAGGCGGGGGGAAGTTCTCCGTCAGTGGAGGCAATTGGGACACTATTTCTGACATGGCCAAG GATCTGGTGTCAAAGATGCTTCACGTAGATCCTCACCAGCGCCTAACAGCCAAGCAGGTCCTGCAGCATCCGTGGATAACCCAGAAGGACAGCTTACCCCAGAGCCAGCTGAATCACCAGGACGTTCAGCTCGTAAAG GGGGCGATGGCTGCCACCTACTCTGCACTGAACAGCTCCAAGCCAAGCCCCCAGCTGAAGCCCATCGAATCCTCCATTCTGGCACAGAGGCGGGTGAAGAAACTTCCTTCCACCACGCTGTGA
- the RPS6KA1 gene encoding ribosomal protein S6 kinase alpha-1 isoform X1, with product MPLAQLAEPWPNMELVQLDTENGQAAPEEGGNPPSKPEAATAAIAQHPRRSAIPPPVPAKSDISWIEKDLVDAADKGEGVVKEINITHHVKEGSEKADPSQFELLKVLGQGSFGKVFLVRKITPPDSNHLYAMKVLKKATLKVRDRLRTKIERDILADVNHPFVVKLHYAFQTEGKLYLILDFLRGGDLFTRLSKEVMFTEEDVKFYLAELALGLDHLHSLGIIYRDLKPENILLDEEGHIKLTDFGLSKEAIDHEKKAYSFCGTVEYMAPEVVNRQGHSHSADWWSYGVLMFEMLTGSLPFQGKDRKETMTLILKAKLGMPQFLSSEAQSLLRALFKRNPANRLGSGPDGAEEIKRHPFYSTIDWNKLYRREIKPPFKPAVGQPDDTFYFDTEFTSRTPKDSPGIPPSAGAHQLFRGFSFVATGLMEDGKVKPAQSPLHSVVQQLHGKNIQFNDGYVVKEAIGVGSYSVCKRCIHKATNMEYAVKVIDKSKRDPSEEIEILLRYGQHPNIITLKDVYDDGKYVYLVTELMRGGELLDKILRQKFFSEREASSVLHTICKTVEYLHSQGVVHRDLKPSNILYVDESGNPESIRICDFGFAKQLRAENGLLMTPCYTANFVAPEVLKRQGYDEGCDIWSLGVLLYTMLAGCTPFANGPSDTPEEILTRIGGGKFSVSGGNWDTISDMAKDLVSKMLHVDPHQRLTAKQVLQHPWITQKDSLPQSQLNHQDVQLVKGAMAATYSALNSSKPSPQLKPIESSILAQRRVKKLPSTTL from the exons GCAAAATCAGACATCAGTTGGATAGAGAAAGACCTTGTGGACGCGGCAGACAAG GGCGAAGGTGTTGTGAAAGAAATCAACATCACGCACCATGTGAAGGAAGGCTCCGAGAAAGCCGATCCTTCGCAGTTTGAGCTCCTGAAGGTGCTGGGACAGGGCTCTTTCGGCAAG GTTTTCCTGGTGAGAAAAATAACACCGCCAGACAGTAACCACCTCTATGCCATGAAAGTGCTCAAGAAGGCAACATTGAAAG TGCGTGATCGATTAAGGACAAAAATAGAAAGGGACATCCTGGCTGATGTAAACCATCCCTTTGTGGTGAAACTCCACTATG CATTCCAGACGGAGGGGAAGCTGTATCTCATCTTGGATTTCCTCAGAGGAGGTGACCTTTTCACTCGGCTTTCCAAAGAG GTCATGTTCACTGAGGAGGACGTGAAGTTCTACCTAGCAGAGCTGGCTCTGGGGCTTGACCATTTGCACAGCCTGGGAATCATATACAGGGATCTCAAACCAGAGAA CATCCTCTTGGATGAAGAAGGGCACATCAAGCTCACAG ATTTTGGTTTGAGTAAGGAGGCGATAGACCATGAGAAGAAAGCCTATTCCTTCTGCGGGACAGTGGAATATATGGCACCAGAAGTTGTGAATCGCCAGGGCCACTCCCACAGTGCTGACTGGTGGTCGTACGGGGTGTTAATG TTTGAAATGCTCACCGGCTCGCTGCCCTTCCAGGGAAAGGATCGTAAGGAGACGATGACCCTCATCCTCAA AGCAAAGCTGGGCATGCCGCAGTTCCTGAGCTCTGAGGCACAGAGCCTCCTGCGAGCCCTTTTCAAAAGGAATCCCGCCAACCGATTAG GTTCTGGACCGGATGGGGCGGAAGAGATCAAGCGCCATCCTTTCTACTCGACCATTGACTGGAAT aagcTGTACCGCAGGGAAATCAAACCGCCCTTCAAGCCTGCAGTAGGCCAGCCAGACGACACCTTCTATTTTGACACAGAATTTACGTCACGCACACCAAAAG ATTCCCCAGGCATCCCCCCCAGCGCGGGGGCCCATCAGCTCTTCCGAGGCTTCAGTTTTGTGGCGACCGGATTGATGGAGGACGGCAAGGTGAAACCTGCCCAGTCACCCCTACATTCGGTCGTACAG CAGCTGCACGGCAAGAACATCCAGTTCAACGACGGCTACGTGGTGAAGGAGGCAATCGGCGTCGGCTCCTACTCAGTGTGTAAACGCTGCATTCATAAAGCAACCAACATGGAATACGCTGTCAAG GTTATTGACAAGAGCAAGAGAGACCCTTCTGAGGAAATAGAAATCCTGCTGCGATATGGGCAGCATCCAAACATCATCACCTTGAAAGAT GTGTACGACGATGGGAAGTACGTGTATCTGGTGACTGAGCTGATGAGGGGAGGGGAGCTGCTGGATAAAATCCTCAGACAGAAATTTTTCTCGGAGAGGGAAGCCAGTTCGGTCCTGCACACAATCTGTAAAACGGTGGAATATCTGCATTCCCAAGGG GTGGTTCACAGGGACTTGAAACCCAGCAATATTCTCTACGTGGATGAGTCAGGGAACCCCGAAAGCATTCGCATTTGTGACTTTGGCTTTGCCAAGCAGCTGAGGGCTGAGAATGGCCTCCTCATGACCCCCTGTTATACGGCAAACTTTGTGGCACCCGAG GTACTAAAACGCCAAGGCTATGACGAGGGCTGCGACATCTGGAGCCTGGGAGTTCTCCTGTATACGATGCTCGCAGG ctgcacTCCATTTGCAAACGGTCCCAGTGACACTCCAGAAGAGATCCTGACCCGGATAGGCGGGGGGAAGTTCTCCGTCAGTGGAGGCAATTGGGACACTATTTCTGACATGGCCAAG GATCTGGTGTCAAAGATGCTTCACGTAGATCCTCACCAGCGCCTAACAGCCAAGCAGGTCCTGCAGCATCCGTGGATAACCCAGAAGGACAGCTTACCCCAGAGCCAGCTGAATCACCAGGACGTTCAGCTCGTAAAG GGGGCGATGGCTGCCACCTACTCTGCACTGAACAGCTCCAAGCCAAGCCCCCAGCTGAAGCCCATCGAATCCTCCATTCTGGCACAGAGGCGGGTGAAGAAACTTCCTTCCACCACGCTGTGA
- the RPS6KA1 gene encoding ribosomal protein S6 kinase alpha-1 isoform X2: MNNSPQDLLQFAPTNGQAAPEEGGNPPSKPEAATAAIAQHPRRSAIPPPVPAKSDISWIEKDLVDAADKGEGVVKEINITHHVKEGSEKADPSQFELLKVLGQGSFGKVFLVRKITPPDSNHLYAMKVLKKATLKVRDRLRTKIERDILADVNHPFVVKLHYAFQTEGKLYLILDFLRGGDLFTRLSKEVMFTEEDVKFYLAELALGLDHLHSLGIIYRDLKPENILLDEEGHIKLTDFGLSKEAIDHEKKAYSFCGTVEYMAPEVVNRQGHSHSADWWSYGVLMFEMLTGSLPFQGKDRKETMTLILKAKLGMPQFLSSEAQSLLRALFKRNPANRLGSGPDGAEEIKRHPFYSTIDWNKLYRREIKPPFKPAVGQPDDTFYFDTEFTSRTPKDSPGIPPSAGAHQLFRGFSFVATGLMEDGKVKPAQSPLHSVVQQLHGKNIQFNDGYVVKEAIGVGSYSVCKRCIHKATNMEYAVKVIDKSKRDPSEEIEILLRYGQHPNIITLKDVYDDGKYVYLVTELMRGGELLDKILRQKFFSEREASSVLHTICKTVEYLHSQGVVHRDLKPSNILYVDESGNPESIRICDFGFAKQLRAENGLLMTPCYTANFVAPEVLKRQGYDEGCDIWSLGVLLYTMLAGCTPFANGPSDTPEEILTRIGGGKFSVSGGNWDTISDMAKDLVSKMLHVDPHQRLTAKQVLQHPWITQKDSLPQSQLNHQDVQLVKGAMAATYSALNSSKPSPQLKPIESSILAQRRVKKLPSTTL, translated from the exons GCAAAATCAGACATCAGTTGGATAGAGAAAGACCTTGTGGACGCGGCAGACAAG GGCGAAGGTGTTGTGAAAGAAATCAACATCACGCACCATGTGAAGGAAGGCTCCGAGAAAGCCGATCCTTCGCAGTTTGAGCTCCTGAAGGTGCTGGGACAGGGCTCTTTCGGCAAG GTTTTCCTGGTGAGAAAAATAACACCGCCAGACAGTAACCACCTCTATGCCATGAAAGTGCTCAAGAAGGCAACATTGAAAG TGCGTGATCGATTAAGGACAAAAATAGAAAGGGACATCCTGGCTGATGTAAACCATCCCTTTGTGGTGAAACTCCACTATG CATTCCAGACGGAGGGGAAGCTGTATCTCATCTTGGATTTCCTCAGAGGAGGTGACCTTTTCACTCGGCTTTCCAAAGAG GTCATGTTCACTGAGGAGGACGTGAAGTTCTACCTAGCAGAGCTGGCTCTGGGGCTTGACCATTTGCACAGCCTGGGAATCATATACAGGGATCTCAAACCAGAGAA CATCCTCTTGGATGAAGAAGGGCACATCAAGCTCACAG ATTTTGGTTTGAGTAAGGAGGCGATAGACCATGAGAAGAAAGCCTATTCCTTCTGCGGGACAGTGGAATATATGGCACCAGAAGTTGTGAATCGCCAGGGCCACTCCCACAGTGCTGACTGGTGGTCGTACGGGGTGTTAATG TTTGAAATGCTCACCGGCTCGCTGCCCTTCCAGGGAAAGGATCGTAAGGAGACGATGACCCTCATCCTCAA AGCAAAGCTGGGCATGCCGCAGTTCCTGAGCTCTGAGGCACAGAGCCTCCTGCGAGCCCTTTTCAAAAGGAATCCCGCCAACCGATTAG GTTCTGGACCGGATGGGGCGGAAGAGATCAAGCGCCATCCTTTCTACTCGACCATTGACTGGAAT aagcTGTACCGCAGGGAAATCAAACCGCCCTTCAAGCCTGCAGTAGGCCAGCCAGACGACACCTTCTATTTTGACACAGAATTTACGTCACGCACACCAAAAG ATTCCCCAGGCATCCCCCCCAGCGCGGGGGCCCATCAGCTCTTCCGAGGCTTCAGTTTTGTGGCGACCGGATTGATGGAGGACGGCAAGGTGAAACCTGCCCAGTCACCCCTACATTCGGTCGTACAG CAGCTGCACGGCAAGAACATCCAGTTCAACGACGGCTACGTGGTGAAGGAGGCAATCGGCGTCGGCTCCTACTCAGTGTGTAAACGCTGCATTCATAAAGCAACCAACATGGAATACGCTGTCAAG GTTATTGACAAGAGCAAGAGAGACCCTTCTGAGGAAATAGAAATCCTGCTGCGATATGGGCAGCATCCAAACATCATCACCTTGAAAGAT GTGTACGACGATGGGAAGTACGTGTATCTGGTGACTGAGCTGATGAGGGGAGGGGAGCTGCTGGATAAAATCCTCAGACAGAAATTTTTCTCGGAGAGGGAAGCCAGTTCGGTCCTGCACACAATCTGTAAAACGGTGGAATATCTGCATTCCCAAGGG GTGGTTCACAGGGACTTGAAACCCAGCAATATTCTCTACGTGGATGAGTCAGGGAACCCCGAAAGCATTCGCATTTGTGACTTTGGCTTTGCCAAGCAGCTGAGGGCTGAGAATGGCCTCCTCATGACCCCCTGTTATACGGCAAACTTTGTGGCACCCGAG GTACTAAAACGCCAAGGCTATGACGAGGGCTGCGACATCTGGAGCCTGGGAGTTCTCCTGTATACGATGCTCGCAGG ctgcacTCCATTTGCAAACGGTCCCAGTGACACTCCAGAAGAGATCCTGACCCGGATAGGCGGGGGGAAGTTCTCCGTCAGTGGAGGCAATTGGGACACTATTTCTGACATGGCCAAG GATCTGGTGTCAAAGATGCTTCACGTAGATCCTCACCAGCGCCTAACAGCCAAGCAGGTCCTGCAGCATCCGTGGATAACCCAGAAGGACAGCTTACCCCAGAGCCAGCTGAATCACCAGGACGTTCAGCTCGTAAAG GGGGCGATGGCTGCCACCTACTCTGCACTGAACAGCTCCAAGCCAAGCCCCCAGCTGAAGCCCATCGAATCCTCCATTCTGGCACAGAGGCGGGTGAAGAAACTTCCTTCCACCACGCTGTGA
- the RPS6KA1 gene encoding ribosomal protein S6 kinase alpha-1 isoform X3: protein MPLAQLAEPWPNMELVQLDTENGQAAPEEGGNPPSKPEAATAAIAQHPRRSAIPPPVPGEGVVKEINITHHVKEGSEKADPSQFELLKVLGQGSFGKVFLVRKITPPDSNHLYAMKVLKKATLKVRDRLRTKIERDILADVNHPFVVKLHYAFQTEGKLYLILDFLRGGDLFTRLSKEVMFTEEDVKFYLAELALGLDHLHSLGIIYRDLKPENILLDEEGHIKLTDFGLSKEAIDHEKKAYSFCGTVEYMAPEVVNRQGHSHSADWWSYGVLMFEMLTGSLPFQGKDRKETMTLILKAKLGMPQFLSSEAQSLLRALFKRNPANRLGSGPDGAEEIKRHPFYSTIDWNKLYRREIKPPFKPAVGQPDDTFYFDTEFTSRTPKDSPGIPPSAGAHQLFRGFSFVATGLMEDGKVKPAQSPLHSVVQQLHGKNIQFNDGYVVKEAIGVGSYSVCKRCIHKATNMEYAVKVIDKSKRDPSEEIEILLRYGQHPNIITLKDVYDDGKYVYLVTELMRGGELLDKILRQKFFSEREASSVLHTICKTVEYLHSQGVVHRDLKPSNILYVDESGNPESIRICDFGFAKQLRAENGLLMTPCYTANFVAPEVLKRQGYDEGCDIWSLGVLLYTMLAGCTPFANGPSDTPEEILTRIGGGKFSVSGGNWDTISDMAKDLVSKMLHVDPHQRLTAKQVLQHPWITQKDSLPQSQLNHQDVQLVKGAMAATYSALNSSKPSPQLKPIESSILAQRRVKKLPSTTL, encoded by the exons GGCGAAGGTGTTGTGAAAGAAATCAACATCACGCACCATGTGAAGGAAGGCTCCGAGAAAGCCGATCCTTCGCAGTTTGAGCTCCTGAAGGTGCTGGGACAGGGCTCTTTCGGCAAG GTTTTCCTGGTGAGAAAAATAACACCGCCAGACAGTAACCACCTCTATGCCATGAAAGTGCTCAAGAAGGCAACATTGAAAG TGCGTGATCGATTAAGGACAAAAATAGAAAGGGACATCCTGGCTGATGTAAACCATCCCTTTGTGGTGAAACTCCACTATG CATTCCAGACGGAGGGGAAGCTGTATCTCATCTTGGATTTCCTCAGAGGAGGTGACCTTTTCACTCGGCTTTCCAAAGAG GTCATGTTCACTGAGGAGGACGTGAAGTTCTACCTAGCAGAGCTGGCTCTGGGGCTTGACCATTTGCACAGCCTGGGAATCATATACAGGGATCTCAAACCAGAGAA CATCCTCTTGGATGAAGAAGGGCACATCAAGCTCACAG ATTTTGGTTTGAGTAAGGAGGCGATAGACCATGAGAAGAAAGCCTATTCCTTCTGCGGGACAGTGGAATATATGGCACCAGAAGTTGTGAATCGCCAGGGCCACTCCCACAGTGCTGACTGGTGGTCGTACGGGGTGTTAATG TTTGAAATGCTCACCGGCTCGCTGCCCTTCCAGGGAAAGGATCGTAAGGAGACGATGACCCTCATCCTCAA AGCAAAGCTGGGCATGCCGCAGTTCCTGAGCTCTGAGGCACAGAGCCTCCTGCGAGCCCTTTTCAAAAGGAATCCCGCCAACCGATTAG GTTCTGGACCGGATGGGGCGGAAGAGATCAAGCGCCATCCTTTCTACTCGACCATTGACTGGAAT aagcTGTACCGCAGGGAAATCAAACCGCCCTTCAAGCCTGCAGTAGGCCAGCCAGACGACACCTTCTATTTTGACACAGAATTTACGTCACGCACACCAAAAG ATTCCCCAGGCATCCCCCCCAGCGCGGGGGCCCATCAGCTCTTCCGAGGCTTCAGTTTTGTGGCGACCGGATTGATGGAGGACGGCAAGGTGAAACCTGCCCAGTCACCCCTACATTCGGTCGTACAG CAGCTGCACGGCAAGAACATCCAGTTCAACGACGGCTACGTGGTGAAGGAGGCAATCGGCGTCGGCTCCTACTCAGTGTGTAAACGCTGCATTCATAAAGCAACCAACATGGAATACGCTGTCAAG GTTATTGACAAGAGCAAGAGAGACCCTTCTGAGGAAATAGAAATCCTGCTGCGATATGGGCAGCATCCAAACATCATCACCTTGAAAGAT GTGTACGACGATGGGAAGTACGTGTATCTGGTGACTGAGCTGATGAGGGGAGGGGAGCTGCTGGATAAAATCCTCAGACAGAAATTTTTCTCGGAGAGGGAAGCCAGTTCGGTCCTGCACACAATCTGTAAAACGGTGGAATATCTGCATTCCCAAGGG GTGGTTCACAGGGACTTGAAACCCAGCAATATTCTCTACGTGGATGAGTCAGGGAACCCCGAAAGCATTCGCATTTGTGACTTTGGCTTTGCCAAGCAGCTGAGGGCTGAGAATGGCCTCCTCATGACCCCCTGTTATACGGCAAACTTTGTGGCACCCGAG GTACTAAAACGCCAAGGCTATGACGAGGGCTGCGACATCTGGAGCCTGGGAGTTCTCCTGTATACGATGCTCGCAGG ctgcacTCCATTTGCAAACGGTCCCAGTGACACTCCAGAAGAGATCCTGACCCGGATAGGCGGGGGGAAGTTCTCCGTCAGTGGAGGCAATTGGGACACTATTTCTGACATGGCCAAG GATCTGGTGTCAAAGATGCTTCACGTAGATCCTCACCAGCGCCTAACAGCCAAGCAGGTCCTGCAGCATCCGTGGATAACCCAGAAGGACAGCTTACCCCAGAGCCAGCTGAATCACCAGGACGTTCAGCTCGTAAAG GGGGCGATGGCTGCCACCTACTCTGCACTGAACAGCTCCAAGCCAAGCCCCCAGCTGAAGCCCATCGAATCCTCCATTCTGGCACAGAGGCGGGTGAAGAAACTTCCTTCCACCACGCTGTGA